In Porites lutea chromosome 1, jaPorLute2.1, whole genome shotgun sequence, a single genomic region encodes these proteins:
- the LOC140926911 gene encoding uncharacterized protein — MRIGLAFCVLILRFIAFVSRARGSIYQDFKVNWCRQRKWRLDWENLQKPCQNLRYRKNNGEQYQAKATSPAESKIFDVQVRPAGEYSRFFVQSRTNSARRKTIGGDSWRVYLEGPSNVAGTVFDHNNGIYEVLFLIMEPGAYKINMILDYTLCDGLIDPPVDWFRSAHCSGKLKNVHLSNQLFSEMTGYINQPLQSATSKTLTIPWQRVSEMEIQNNMRQADNECDIQCNVLWDGFGRWVAGYTWKPYINSTRNDYTFLKNHRKQHDHVTGQGVLWIYGDSLSYYFYKSLTQPGRLVCSTVFKDCNCTYNWIYPKTLYELTETCGEMSLQVPKVLSYFRDVILRRDMDRDSALLLNAGAHYVKTTSFQSYRAVILALIEEMKTEYKGKPVWKSTTAIHGQTADIMGAFRRFTTNHRIQLYNAFANSAMCKNNISVLDVYPISDSYPPGTMDGIHYKDEAFYPVIDLLQEYFSSSRSKDISPTHVPLNTLNTPVSNSRPVLTKVLASIK, encoded by the exons ATGCGAATCGGATTGgctttttgtgttttaattcTCCGGTTTATTGCGTTTGTTTCGCGGGCCCGAGGTTCCATATATCAGGATTTTAAGGTGAATTGGTGTCGACAGCGAAAGTGGAGACTAGATTGGGAGAATCTGCAAAAGCCGTGTCAAAATCTTCGTTACAGAAAAAACAATGGGGAACAATACCAAGC GAAGGCGACCTCCCcagcagaaagcaaaatttttgaTGTGCAGGTCCGCCCTGCGGGGGAATACAGTCGATTCTTCGTCCAGTCTCGCACAAACTCTGCCCGGAGGAAGACAATCGGCGGAGATTCATGGCGGGTATATCTGGAAGGACCTTCCAATGTAGCCGGGACCGTATTTGATCATAACAATGGAATATATGAAGTTCTCTTTCTTATCATGGAGCCTGGTGCTTACAAGATTAATATGATCCTGGATTATACCCTTTGCGATGGGCTAATTGATCCTCCGGTTGATTGGTTTAGAAGTG CTCACTGCTCGGGAAAGTTAAAGAACGTTCACCTAAGCAATCAGCTATTCTCAGAAATGACCGGATACATCAATCAACCTCTGCAATCTGCCACAAGCAAAACTCTTACAATACCTTGGCAGCGCGTTAGTGAAATGG aaattcaaaataacATGCGTCAGGCGGACAACGAGTGTGATATTCAATGTAACGTACTGTGGGATGGTTTTGGCAGATGGGTGGCTGGTTACACATGGAAGCCTTACATCAACTCCACAAGAAACG ATTACACGTTCTTGAAAAACCACCGAAAACAACACGATCACGTGACAGGCCAAGGTGTCTTGTGGATATATGGGGACTCATTGAGTTATTACTTCTACAAGTCACTTACCCAACCTGGTAGGCTGGTTTGTTCGACAGTGTTCAAAGACTGTAATTGTACATATAACTGGATATACCCCAAGACACTCTATGAGCTA ACAGAAACATGTGGTGAGATGAGCTTACAAGTGCCCAAAGTTTTGAGCTACTTCCGTGATGTGATCCTTAGGAGAGACATGGATAGAGATAGTGCATTATTGCTGAACGCTGGTGCGCATTACGTCAAG ACGACCAGTTTTCAAAGCTATAGAGCAGTGATACTGGCTTTAATAGAAGAAATGAAAACAGAGTACAAGGGAAAGCCGGTATGGAAATCGACGACAGCTATCCACGGACAAACTGCTGACATCATGGGTGCTTTTCGCAGGTTCACAACAAACCAC agAATTCAACTCTACAATGCCTTCGCCAACTCAGCTATGTGTAAAAACAATATCAGTGTGTTGGATGTGTATCCTATAAGCGACTCATATCCTCCAGGAACAATGGATGGGATACATTATAAAGATGAAGCATTCTACCCGGTAATAGACCTTCTGCAAGAATATTTCTCTTCATCACGAAGCAAAGATATAAGCCCCACTCACGTGCCGCTTAATACGCTAAATACACCAGTTTCAAATTCTAGGCCAGTTCTAACAAAAGTATTGGCaagtataaaataa